Within the Phosphitispora fastidiosa genome, the region GCGGTAACTCCAAACTCATCCTCAAAAGACTTTACCAATTCAGCAAGTTCCAATACGGTTAAACCCTTAACAGCTTCCAAAATCTCATTAACTTTAGACATTTATAATTCCTCCTTAAAATCAGTTAAATTTTAGTGTTACCAGCCGACCAGCGGCGGCTTAATAATTAGAGCAGCAGGTTTCTCAAACAAAGCTACGCCTCAGCAGATGCCTTCTGCTCCCTGACAGCATCCAGCACATATACAAGATTTCGCAGCAAGCCCTGCAAAGCGCCTGCGAATCCGTACATTGGCGATTGCATAGAGCCAAGCAGTTTTGCCAGGAGTACTTCCCTGGACGGAAGGTCAGCCAATGCCTTGACACTATCAGCATTAAGCACCTTATTCTCAAGGATGCCTGCCTTAATTTCCAAAGCCTTATGCTGTTTACTGAAATCGGAAATAACCTTAGCCGGTGATACTGGGTCTTCAAAGCTAAAGGCTATAGCCGTAGGACCTTCCAAAACGGGATCCAGACCTTCC harbors:
- the rplJ gene encoding 50S ribosomal protein L10, producing the protein MLNLEAKKQVVEEIKERLQRTKGAVITDYRGLNVAEVTELRTKLREAGIEYKVLKNTLIQIAANDIGLEGLDPVLEGPTAIAFSFEDPVSPAKVISDFSKQHKALEIKAGILENKVLNADSVKALADLPSREVLLAKLLGSMQSPMYGFAGALQGLLRNLVYVLDAVREQKASAEA